The following is a genomic window from Panthera uncia isolate 11264 chromosome B4, Puncia_PCG_1.0, whole genome shotgun sequence.
AccacattttataaaagtaacatttaaaatactttaagcttttatgattttactttctgaaaataagttttaaatgcaaattgtCCCCAGACCTTTCTATAGAATTTCCTATCTACCAACCAACACAAAGTTAAACAGAAGCCCTCATTTTACTATAGCAGTCATTTAAAGAGTAGATGTTATAATCTTTTTTGGTTTCCAGATTTGTTGCATtgctaaatgccactgaactgtatttTGCCAAAGGTGATTGGGTTTTAGTTTTGCTTGATTATTTGTTCCCATCTTTTAGTCACATTAAAATTTGCAGTCATTACATTTCTAAgtgataaaagattaaaataatatgaaaatctttttgctaaaaaagaaaaaaacttaagaattCAATGACAAGGAATATGCAGGATGCaagttaagaaattattttcagttaataAATTCAGGCATCTCAAATGCAGCATGTCCAAAACTCAACACCTGTGGTCCTATCTGAGATAATAGCAAATCCCTTTTTTTCAGTTGCTAAAGCCAAAAACCTTGACTCCTGTCATGCCCAATATTCAGCCTATCAGTAAATTCCGTTTGGCCCTACTTTTAGACTATATCCAGAATTTGATCACTCTTTCCCCCGCCTACGTCCATCACCCTGGACCAAACTATTACAGACTCTGCCTGAATTCCAGCAATAGCCTGATTTCCCTGTTTGTACGTCTGCTTACTTTGAGTCTTTTCTCGATGACAGCATTCAGAGTGGACCTGTTGAAATATGTCAGATTGTCATTCTTCTGCTCAGAGCCTTTAAGTGGCTTCTCATCCCACCTATGATAACAAAGTCCATAATGTGATCTAGCAGTACCTGCATAATCTGACCTCCTGTTACTTAATTTCATCTGCTTGTTCTCTTAATCGTTCACAACGATCTCTTTGAGCCTCAAACACACCTTGCACATTCTGCATTAGAGACATTTCACTTGCTGTTCCTTCTCCTATAATTCTCTTTCACTTCATATCCAAATGGCTAACTCCTTCACTTTCTTTACATCTTCACAAAGATGTTAGCCATCACTTTTCCCTCGGTACCTTAACTAAAATTTCAACCCTCCTACTCCAAAACTTATGTCCCCTattcttactttattttgttttccttaacacCTATGActgtcattatattttatttagtatttgtttattgtctttctccAGCTTTAAACTCCATGACAGCTAAGGTTTTTCGTGTTTGCTCATTACTGTATCCCAAGTACCTGACAAACAGTAGGTACTCGAAAAATaccattgaatgaatgaatgaataaaactcgGAGGctgaaaagtaatatattttgaaaataaaatagaggaaacTAAGAAGTGATTGTGTTGAAATTAAACTAAGCTCATTTAAAATGTCTGAAAACATTTAGCTAAGACTACTTGCTCAATATCTGATGTaactcatttttcttccattgtaACCTTAAACTATAGTGGGTAGAGATGTTTTAGAGTAATGTATTTGTAGATCCTTTGTACGTGGtatatactaaaaaagaaaatagaaagtttcCTATCTGGAGTGATTCACTGGTGGCCTGCCATACATGATATAGCCACATTGCTCTGAGAAATCCAGGATAAgtctagctttcttttttaattgtggtaaaatacacataacataaaatttaccatgttaattgttttaaaatatatattgtgaaacaGACCACCAaacaacacctctccctcccttgcctcAGTAACTAAaattctactttgtttttatgaACTTCTTACCttatgtaagtagaatcataagGTATTTTGTCTTTATggctggctcatttcacttaccGTAATGTTTCGAAGTTTACCTATTTTGTAGCATTTAACAgggtttcctttttaaagctgaatagggctgcctgggtagctcagtcggttaagcatacgacttcagctcaggtcatgatctcacggttcatgggttcaagccccgcgttgggctctgtggtaacagctcagagcctggagcctgcttcggattcttgtctccctctctctctgcccctcccccattctctctctctctctctctctctctctctctctctctctctgtgtctcagaaataaatgtaaaaaaaatttttttaataaaaaaaagctgaataatatcccactatatgcatgtatattcattcattgatatttgggttgtttccacctcttgactgttgtgaatagGTGCTACTGTAAACATGGGAATGCAAATATAACTCTGGCTATTTTTAActtaagagaaaatactttatactttaatttttatttataatgtacTTATGTATGAAATGCTCTACCTCTATTGGAAAAAAGTCATTTCATGAATAATTATATAGTCTGAATCTGTACATAGTAATAAATTTTTAGCTCCTAATGCGGTACATATTTCAGAAGTTTGTATAGTGGttttaaatagataaaaggaatgaaatagatCATGAATTCTGCTAAAGAAAAACTCTATGATTTGTAAATGTTCAGCTCAGAAATAGCAAAATAGTATTTCTTGTTTTCCAAATTCTTAACATCACTGTCACCACAAACTCGTCTTTTTCTGACATACTTACTCCAAACAACACTGACCACAGGTCCACAATCCTGttaaacatgttaaaaacataatattaGTATAGTTCTAAACAAATGTTATCTACAAAACTCTGTGattaacaaaaacacacaaagagtCATGTTCAATTGTTATATGAACATAATGTGTCTGAAGAGTCAATTTAACGATTCCTTTTGGTTGACTTCTTCTGCACCtctttatgcttcttttttttccctcttaccaCCTTCTTTGAATCCTGCTGAGAAAATAGAGGGATCCCAGTTGCTGGTGACCCAAGGTATATCTTGCTTATCATTGTCCACAAAAGTATGTTGAGTTACATGTTTGGGTCTGAAGTACTTTGGTGAATAATTGTTGAATAACTGTCTTCTCCAGCTGCATTCTTCTGCAAAGCCGTCTTCATCTGCCACACCACTTATAAGGAAGGACTTCAGTTCGCCATCATCTTCAACTTCTCTTTCTTGATCATTCTCGATAATTCtctgtgtatttgtatttttgccaTTAACAGTCTTACCCGAAGTTTTAACAGATCTGTAATTGCCCATCCTACTATTATCAGATGCCAACGAGGAGAATGAATTAAGCCCCTCATGGCCCGGTGAACCATATGGTATATATCCTGTAGCATATGAAGAAAATCTCTCAAAAACTGGATATTCACTGGAGGTAGCGAAGAAGGATCTTGTACCACTGCTTCCATAGGAGCTTCTTGGACTATTTAAAAGGTCCTCAAGTGAgtcttcaaagaaatgaaatgaaaatggatcCCTTTCACCAAAAATTTCTCTAAAGACATCATCTGGCTTACGAAATGTGAAGCCATACTCAAAAGAATCATCAAAATGACTTCTGCTTCCACCATTTAATCCTTCCTGGCCATATTTATCATAAATGTCCCGTTTTTCATTATTTGATAATACTTCATATGCCTCAGCTACTTCTTTGAattttctctcagcttcttctttattttctggatttttatcaGGGTGCCATTTAAGTGCCACTTTACGATAAGACTTTTTAATGTCCTCAGGTGAAGCATATCTCTGCACTCCTTGAACTTCATAGTAATCCACCATGTTTTAACAGGTCATTGGAAAGGGGTGTTCTGGGTCTGAGTAGTGAGAACTGTAGCTTCCTCTCAGCTGGAGCActcctggtggtggtggtggaggcagTGACTGCAAATAGGCACTTTTTACATTGAAGACAATGTTACTACCATGGACACTGCTAGGAGACATTAGGATACTGATTATGTGGCAAGCAGAGTTACCAGCTTATGTCAGAGAGGTTTGCATTATGGTGTCATTCCGGGGTTGGGGTAGGGACTAGACCTTCCAAATAAAGCTAGTCCAGAGTCCTACCAGACCATCCTGAACCCTCAGGACTATTTCCCCTATATTTCCCTGGAAGTCTCCAACAGTGCCTCATAAACTAGTGGAACCTGTTGTTGATAGCCACAGCATGCCCCTTGCATGATAGGACCTTCAGGCTGCTGAGCCTTAATAACTTCCCAGTTCTGTGATTTggctttgaaaaatgaagaaattgagaactACGTGAAAAAGTATTCAAATAGttgacataatttatttatttcagtcaaGAGACAATTGTACTGGAAACAAACAACTTGATTACGGTATAATAAGGGCTACGATGGGGGAAGCACTGGATGCTAAGCAATCATATGAGAGACCTAGCCCAGACTTGGGGTGATTCCCGAGGAAGGAGCATAATATGCAAGCTTTCTGCATGCCAGTATTGAATCATTTGAGATGGCAGTATCTTTACCCACTTAAAAGTTTACAACTTTAAAACACGTAAAGATTTTGAAAGTTGTACACTTATGTATTCAGTATATATTATTGAATTTCTACTTTGTGCAAGGCACAGTTTTAACCACTGATgataatgacattaaaaaaatagcaattttcaTGGTGTTTTCATTAAtgaagtataaataataaatgatttgaGATAATGTGATACGtgctccccctcaaaaaaaaaaaaatggtagtgtGATGGGGGCAGAGAGCTACTCTAGATTGGTTTTTCAATTCCCTATAGTATATATGTCTACATGTATGTATGGTATACACATGATTGTGTTTGCTTGCtattgaaaatgaagaagaagaataaaatcatCTGAGTACCATTTTTAGGTCAAACACCTAAAGTGTTTACACAGTTTACACAAATGACTTAACACAGTCTCTCATGTAATTGTAACAGCAttccagaaagtaaatattttgtgcCCATAAGAAACCTGAGGTTCTTCAAATACATTTGTCTAAGGCTATCTAGCTTATTAGTGAAAAATATGATATTTGAACTTGAATCTGATTCCAAATTTTACTCTTTCTACTCTACTGCATTTTTTTGGACAAGGGTTTAGGAATTTAGGTTCTAGACATtctacaaatatgtattgagaaCCTGTGACACAGAGAGgagttagaaaatagaaaattctgctctcaaggagtttatacaattgaaaaaaacattcaaaaactaACTGCAATAGAGTGTGAAGGTATAAAACAAGGATTTGCTTCTAATTATTCCCCCTCCCTTATCTATTGACCCTTCCAGCTGCTATGCCACTTTCTCTCATTCCTTTACAGTAAAACTTGTCAAAATTATCCTCTCTGCTTGATGTTTCTGCTTTCTTCCATCCTGTTCTTTGTTGGCACACTCCAATCTGGCGTCTACTTCCCCCCCATCTCATTaagttataatttacatataacatgtttaaggtgtacaatataatgatttgatatatgtatagtgaaatgattaccaaaatAAGTTTAGTTATCACCCATGacttcacatagttacaatttttctCTTGTGATAAGaccttttttaagtaaattctgtccaacgtggggcttgaactcacaaccccgagatcaagagactcatgctctactgattgaaccagccaggtaccctatttttcttgtgataagaactttgaAGCTCTATGtttttagcaattttcaaatacacaatgcAGAATTGTTAAGTATAGCCACTATGCTGTagattacatccccagaacttattatcttataattggaagtttataccttttgaccacctttacccattttgGCTTCTATCTTTCATACTTTACTAACATTGTTCAGgtcaccttggtggctcagtcagttgagcaactgactcttgatttcaaccctTGCAGTTTCTGAGATCCAGCTCCACttcaggctgggctctgtgctgacagtgcagagcttgcttgtgatcctctctctgctcctcccctgctcatgctctctctctctctctctctcactctctctctctctctctctctctgaaaataaacgtttaaaaaataaataaggggcacctgggtggttcagtcagttaagcatctgactgcagctcaggtcatgatctcacggttcacaagtttgagccctgtatcaggctctgtgttgacagctcggagcctgaagcctgttttggattctgtgtcttcctctctctctgcccctcccccacccatgctcgcgcgcgcgcgcgctctctcgctctctaaaatattagaaaaaaatttttttaagtaagatgaataaataaaactgtacttGTCAGGTTCTCCATTGAATTCTGTGCTGCCAAATCCAGTGGTTGTCCTCACACAGGTGAGCACTTCctctattaaattattaaatacttgTTTAACTTCCTAAAAACCATTTTCCTCTagtttgcttccttttctcctgTGCTTTTCCTTCTCACGCTATAATAGTAACTAAACTTGACCTACACAGTTCTGTGTAGGTCATATCCAGTCCCAGGGCTTTAGATACCAGCTGTGTGCTTATAACATCTTAATTCATGTATCTAGCCTGTTAGTTTCCCCTGAACCTTCGGTTGCCTATTTGAACTCTCATTTGGAATATCCAATAATTATCTCAGTCTTTGCCATTTCGTTTAATGGTACAAACATCTATCCTGTTATTCAGGCCAAAAAACCCAGGAAtcgtcttaatttcttttttcttcatcccTGCATCTAATCAAAAGGCAGACTTCTTGACTTGTGGTCTTCAAAATATATGCCAGTCTAATCACTGGGGAAATAAAGTCAAAGAACAAATGATTCCTGCCCTTCCAAAAGTTTATAATAGACTGGCAAACTAATTAGCAATTAAATGCAGTATAGTAGGTATTAACAATAGTAACAGAAGTAAACATGGGAACATTGAGGAGGGGCATTTACATCAGAATCAATAAAGATAGGGAATTAGACTTCTTAGGGTAAGTGATGTATGAGCTAATTTTTGAGCTCATGGAAGCAGGTAAAAGCCATTGTTAAGAGAACTGTATTTTTGAAGGCAAGTACTGTTACAGTACAGACTAATTAGCTGGGGCTCCTCATGTGTGGCTGTACTAATGTTCTTTTGAGGATTATTAGGCCAGAGGAATAGAAGGAATAGACAGGGGCCAGATCATGAAGGGTGCTAAGCTAGGGGTTGAAGTGTATTCTGAAAGATAGAAAATTCTAGGCATATACTGTTAGTGTAGGAAGCTGGAAAGTTAAGAACAGATCCTGAATTTAAACAGGAATTAGTTGACAGTACTTTTGAGGACATCAAGGCAAAGGACTAGAGGGATCACTTTGGAAATAGTATAGCTATAGAAGATGAGTTACAGAAGAAAGACAAGATCCAAGAAAGGCAGACCAGTTAAGAGACATAGTGTCCAGGTGAATTGAGGAGGGTCTATACTAAGGAAGTGGCCCTACTTTGGATCAGATTGGATTTTAGAAATAGGACTCGACATACCAGTTTTGCTATGTGATATTGAGCAAAAAAATCCTGTTTACTTAAATGTAGGTAAAGGTATTGTTTATTTGCATTTGTTAGACTTAAGCTTCCTATGCCAGGAAGTGGTCCAAAATAGATGGATTGATATTCtagtattatttcatttgaacATAAACAAAGagaattgaggggcacctgggtggtatggtcggttaagcgtccaacttcgtctcaggtcacgatctcctggtctgtggatctgagccctgtgtcgggttctgtgctgacagctcagagcctggaaccagctttggattctgtgtctccctctctctctgcccttcccccactcatgctctgtctctgtctctctctcaaaaacaaacattaaaaaaattaaaaagacaattggTTAACATTTTACATCCAATTATTTTACTGCCAAAATGGTAGTGTAGACAATGTAGTCTAATGGTTATGGCTCTATAAATAGATTGTTCAAATCCTAGTTCTGTCTCAGTAATTCTTCATCTTGGGCCAGtttcttaacttttctgtgtatctttttttcctcatctttaaatagGCAGTGCTGTAATAACATCTGCCTCAAGCATACATGCTATTATTTGTTTAAAGAGAATATAGATGTGGTTTCAACAAAAATAAGTGTAATTTCAACAAAAAAGTGATATTACTGGCTGTTTCAAGGAAGGGAGACAGGTTAACTTGGGGACAGGTGTGAGAGGAAGGCTTTTCCCTATCAATTTACTACATCTTTTGAACTTTGATCCGTATGAACATGTTACCagctcaaaaataagttaaaagttTGGAATAGTAGTTACATTACACaactgtaaggattaaataagtgaatacatgCAGAGTCCTTAGAATACTTTCTGGAATATAATAAACAATAGTAATGTTAGCTGTCATCAAGATCATTATTATTAGCAATGACGCTGGGATTTGAAAGTATTAAATACACTGTGCCTCTATTTGTTGTAATCAGGAAAAATGGAGCGGAACCCTATAATGAACTTTGATTAATAAGCTCCTATAATGGAGCTTTGATTAGGACAAGAGTTTGTTTACAGGTGAAAAAAGCTCAGGTAGTTCTGCTAAACTCCTAATTGTATTCCTCTTCTTCATAACACTCCATCCCAGTCACTGTACCAACATGTTCGTGCACATGGACAGCTCATTATCTTCTCTTCCCTGTTAAAGAAGAGAAACACTTCTCTACTTTCTACTTTCAAGAAACACAACTGTCAAGCGTCAAATAACTAAAAGGTAAAGTGGGCCAAAGGCCGCTATGCATAGGGAAAGGTCATTTCTGCAAGTAACACTGTAGGGAACCTGATGATTGGATGAGGCGGAAGTTGGTCTCAGGATCCCCTTATGCTCTTAACATTATTGAGCATCCTcacatccctcctcctcctgaaCTGGAGCCGCCCTCAGTACAGAGATACAGTCTTTTAGTGCAGTGTTTTCCAGTGACAAGTTGTAATCTTAGTGGGTCATCGTATTGGTTTCctgaggctgccataacaaattaccacaaacatggtggcttaaaataatagaattctcTCACAGATttggaggccagaggtctgagATCAAGTGGCAGCGGGGCTGTATTCCTTCCAAGAGCTCTAGGAAAGAATCTGTTCTTTacctttccagcttctggtggctgtaggtgttctttggcttgtggccacatcactccaatctcagCTTCCACATGCCTCCattacttcttcttttctcttgcctatctcaaatctctctctctgcattcctCTTATAAGAGGACTTGCCATTGAATTTAGGACCTACCCAGATGATCCAGGGTGATGTCctcatttcaagatccttaattacatctgcaagaccccttctttaaataaattagtagtcacaggttc
Proteins encoded in this region:
- the DNAJB7 gene encoding dnaJ homolog subfamily B member 7, with amino-acid sequence MVDYYEVQGVQRYASPEDIKKSYRKVALKWHPDKNPENKEEAERKFKEVAEAYEVLSNNEKRDIYDKYGQEGLNGGSRSHFDDSFEYGFTFRKPDDVFREIFGERDPFSFHFFEDSLEDLLNSPRSSYGSSGTRSFFATSSEYPVFERFSSYATGYIPYGSPGHEGLNSFSSLASDNSRMGNYRSVKTSGKTVNGKNTNTQRIIENDQEREVEDDGELKSFLISGVADEDGFAEECSWRRQLFNNYSPKYFRPKHVTQHTFVDNDKQDIPWVTSNWDPSIFSAGFKEGGKREKKEA